The Mailhella massiliensis DNA segment CGCGCCCACGCTGGCCTGGAGCGTGCTCATTTTCGCCTATTACTTCGTAGCCACCATCATTCCTTTCGACCGTATCGTCAGCCGCTTCTACCCCATCGTGGGCGTGCTGCTCATCTTCATGGCTTTCGGGCTCATCATCGCGCTCTTTGCGCAGGGCTATGAAATCCTGCCGAATACGGACTTCTTCACCAACGTGCACCCCGCCGATGTTCCGGTCTGGCCGCTTCTGTTCATCACCATCGCCTGCGGCGCCATCAGCGGCTTCCATGCCACGCAGTCTCCCCTGCGCGCCCGCTGCATGACCAATGAAAAGATGGGTCGCCGCGTCTTCTACGGCGCCATGATCACCGAGGGCCTTCTCGGACTCATCTGGGCCACGCTCGCCCTGTCCTTCTACCCCGATTCCGCCGCTCTTTCCGCGGCCATGGGCCCCAAGGGCGCTCCCACCCTGGCGGTGCAGGAAATCGCCCTCACGCTGCTCGGACCGGTGGGCGGCATCTTCGCCATCCTCGGCGTGGTGCTGCTGCCCATAAGCACCGGCGACACGGCCTTCCGTGCCGCACGCGCCATGCTGGCCGATCACTTCCACATCGACCAGAAAAGCGTGACGAAGCGCGTGCTCACCGCTCTGCCCCTGTTTGCGGGCGGCGTGGCGCTCACCCTGCTCGACTTCCCCATCATCTGGCGCTACTTCGGCTGGGCCAACCAGACCATGTCCTGCGTGAGCCTGTGGGCCTTCTCCGTGTGGCTTGCCCGCCACGGCCGCCTGCACTGGATCACCACCGTTCCGGCCGTATTCATGACCACGGTGTGCACGGCCTACATCTGCTACGCGCCCATAGGTCTCGGCCTGTCCATGGAAGTGTCCACCCTCACGGGCATCGTGGTTTCCCTTGCCTGCCTTGCTCTCTTCCTGCATTTCTGCAGATCCGAACGTCGTGAAGGCGTAGGCGCTCACGTCGCCGGATAACAGGGCGGGACAGCCGTTCCCATCCCCGCCCTCAAGACCCCTCCCTGGAGGGGTCTTTTTTTGCGCCTTCCATAAACAACATGTATCCTTAATAAACATGTATCCTTCATACATGTTTCTCCTGCATACATGGCGGACTTTTTTCTGCAATGAATTCAAGCTGGTTCTCTGGCACGGATATTGCTACTTTTCAGAAACGTCCTTCGGACACGCATACTGCAAGGAGAATACATCTATGGCGGACATCGCATTCTTCGGACTCGGCACCATGGGGCTGCCCATGGCCCTCAATCTGCTCAAGGCGGGGCACTGCCTTCACGTCATGCCCTTCCGCGGCATCATGGAAGGCCCCAGAGAGGTGGAAAGACTTGGCGGCGTCATTCACGACAATCTGGAAGGCATGCTGGAAAAGGCCGAATTCATCATCAGCGTCGTGCCCAACGACGATTCCGTACGCGACATCTACCTCAACGAAACCATGAAAAACGCCGTCCGCCCCGGAAGCATCATCATCGAAATGACCTCCTGCTCCCCCGAGGTGGTGCAGGAAGTGGAAGCCTATTATGCGGACAAGAACGTCGGCGTCATCGACGCGCCCATCACCGGCGCACTGCCCAAGGCCATCGACGGCACGCTGACCATCATGGGCGCAGGCAGGGCGGAAGACTTCCAGAGAGCGGAAGCGGTGTTCGCTCCCATGGCCGAAAAGGTGTTCCAGCTCGGCAAGGTGGGCAACGGCAAGCTCATCAAGGCCATGACCAACCTGCTCGGCGCCGTGAACCTTGCCGCCGTGGGCGAATTCTACCGCTTCGCCTCCGCCATGGGGCTGAACATGGAGGAAGTGGCCGAGGTGGTGAAGAAAAGCGCGGGCGGTTCCACCCAGTTCGACAGAAACTTCTTCAAGATGGTGGAAGACAACTACAAGCCCACCTTCACCCTCGCCCTGCTGCGGAAAGACATGGGCATAGCCCTGCAGTGCGCGGAAAAACACCCGGAACTTGCCCTGCCGCTTTCCCGCCTGGCCTATGATCTTTACCGGCAGGCCTCCGATTACGACAAGGACGACTGCAGCTCCATCGCCCGGCTGAAAAACGTATAGGCGCTTTCCGCGAAGGTTCGCGACGGCCTGAGCCCAAAAACATGCCGAAGGCTCCGGGCTGACACGCCGCCCTGCAAGGCACGACAAAGGCCCCGGTTCCTCATGAGGAACCGGGGCCTTGTGCCGCAGGCAAAAATGCCGTTACTTCAGCTTGGAAAGCAGCTCTTCGCGGATGGCGTCGATGGTGCCGCTGCCGTCCAGTTCAATATATTTGGTCATGCCCTTGGCGGCCAGATCCTTGAAGTAGTAGGCCGCGGCCAGGGTGCCGTTCTTTTCGTCGTAGTAGATGTCGTGGCGCTTGTTGATGGCCTCTTCGTCCTGATCGTCGGGGCGGGTCTTCAGCGCGCCGCCGCACACACGGCACACGTCGCCGTTGGGCTTGATGGCGTCGATGAAGATGTTGTTGGGATGATTGTTGTTGTTCACGCAGAGGCGGCGGCCCATGATGCGGTCGCGGGCCACCTTGCGGGGCAGGAGGATTTCCACCACATAGTCAAGCTTGAGACCTTCCTTTTCCAGCGCGTCTTCCAGCTTGCGGGCCTGTTCCATATTGCGGGGGAAGCCGTCCAGAAGCCAGCCCTTGTCGCCCTGCGCCTCAAGGATGTCCAGCACCATGGGAATGGTGATTTCATCGGGAACAAGCTCGCCCTTATCGATATAGGCTTTGGCCTTTTTGCCCAGTTCCGTGCCATTTCCAATGTGCTGACGGAAAACGGCGCCGGAT contains these protein-coding regions:
- a CDS encoding carbon starvation protein A, encoding MFGTLYFFGCCALLVAGYALYGAFVERVFGADGSRETPVMTRRDGVDFEPMPLWKLYMSQMINIAGLGPVLGTILGALYGPVALLWVVLGSIFAGAVHDYVAGMISIREDGISYPEIIGRNLGRGMRVFMECFTILFMIMVGATFVLAPAALLASLFPHFLTNLFPSAPTLAWSVLIFAYYFVATIIPFDRIVSRFYPIVGVLLIFMAFGLIIALFAQGYEILPNTDFFTNVHPADVPVWPLLFITIACGAISGFHATQSPLRARCMTNEKMGRRVFYGAMITEGLLGLIWATLALSFYPDSAALSAAMGPKGAPTLAVQEIALTLLGPVGGIFAILGVVLLPISTGDTAFRAARAMLADHFHIDQKSVTKRVLTALPLFAGGVALTLLDFPIIWRYFGWANQTMSCVSLWAFSVWLARHGRLHWITTVPAVFMTTVCTAYICYAPIGLGLSMEVSTLTGIVVSLACLALFLHFCRSERREGVGAHVAG
- a CDS encoding NAD(P)-dependent oxidoreductase, yielding MADIAFFGLGTMGLPMALNLLKAGHCLHVMPFRGIMEGPREVERLGGVIHDNLEGMLEKAEFIISVVPNDDSVRDIYLNETMKNAVRPGSIIIEMTSCSPEVVQEVEAYYADKNVGVIDAPITGALPKAIDGTLTIMGAGRAEDFQRAEAVFAPMAEKVFQLGKVGNGKLIKAMTNLLGAVNLAAVGEFYRFASAMGLNMEEVAEVVKKSAGGSTQFDRNFFKMVEDNYKPTFTLALLRKDMGIALQCAEKHPELALPLSRLAYDLYRQASDYDKDDCSSIARLKNV
- a CDS encoding adenylate kinase, with translation MNILIFGPNGSGKGTQGALLMEKYGIQHIESGAVFRQHIGNGTELGKKAKAYIDKGELVPDEITIPMVLDILEAQGDKGWLLDGFPRNMEQARKLEDALEKEGLKLDYVVEILLPRKVARDRIMGRRLCVNNNNHPNNIFIDAIKPNGDVCRVCGGALKTRPDDQDEEAINKRHDIYYDEKNGTLAAAYYFKDLAAKGMTKYIELDGSGTIDAIREELLSKLK